A single window of Thermoplasmatales archaeon DNA harbors:
- a CDS encoding 50S ribosomal protein L11: protein MNMDEVEVLVEGGKATPGPPIGPALGPLGVNVVEVVNRINEVTKDFKGMRVPVKIIVDPKTKKYELKVGTPPASALILKKANLEKGGGDKIAGNITMKDVVEIAKMKKNDILGKTLKEKAKEIVGTCVSMKITVEGMNAKEIIKKIDAGEFDSLFKGD, encoded by the coding sequence ATGAATATGGATGAAGTGGAAGTTCTTGTTGAAGGAGGAAAGGCGACGCCTGGCCCACCAATTGGGCCTGCACTGGGGCCGCTGGGAGTGAATGTTGTGGAAGTGGTGAATAGGATAAATGAAGTGACGAAGGATTTTAAAGGAATGAGAGTGCCTGTGAAAATAATCGTTGACCCGAAGACAAAAAAATACGAGCTTAAAGTTGGCACACCCCCAGCATCTGCACTTATTCTTAAAAAGGCAAATTTAGAAAAAGGAGGAGGAGATAAAATTGCTGGAAATATAACAATGAAGGATGTTGTTGAAATTGCAAAGATGAAAAAGAACGATATTCTTGGAAAGACATTGAAGGAAAAAGCGAAGGAAATAGTTGGGACATGTGTATCTATGAAGATAACTGTTGAAGGTATGAATGCCAAGGAAATAATAAAAAAGATAGATGCTGGAGAATTTGATTCCTTATTTAAAGGGGATTAA
- a CDS encoding transcription elongation factor Spt5, with product MPIFAVKTQVGQEENVLNLLEKASKRSGKIYALVAPKELRGYIFVESEDIDVIKRIVRNMRYAREVLEKEVNIEEIEHFLFPPSAVAKIDEGMIVELVSGPFKGEKAKVIRVDDAKEEITVELLDAMVPIPITVRGEQVRVLKKKEE from the coding sequence GCCAATATTTGCGGTAAAAACACAGGTTGGACAGGAAGAAAATGTTCTAAATTTGCTTGAAAAAGCGAGTAAAAGAAGTGGAAAAATATATGCTCTTGTTGCTCCAAAAGAACTGCGTGGCTATATATTTGTTGAAAGTGAGGATATAGATGTTATAAAAAGAATTGTAAGAAATATGAGATATGCAAGAGAAGTTCTTGAAAAGGAAGTAAATATAGAAGAAATAGAGCATTTCCTATTCCCTCCATCTGCTGTTGCAAAAATTGATGAAGGAATGATTGTTGAGCTTGTAAGCGGTCCTTTTAAGGGAGAGAAAGCAAAGGTAATAAGAGTTGATGATGCTAAGGAAGAAATAACAGTCGAGCTTCTTGATGCAATGGTTCCAATTCCAATTACTGTGAGAGGTGAGCAGGTAAGGGTTCTAAAGAAAAAGGAGGAATGA